In one window of Drosophila innubila isolate TH190305 chromosome 2L unlocalized genomic scaffold, UK_Dinn_1.0 4_B_2L, whole genome shotgun sequence DNA:
- the LOC117781899 gene encoding nucleoside diphosphate-linked moiety X motif 19 isoform X1 produces MTTSAKWRASASIILVSPGATSGEDYSLLMLKRSDATAIAPNHSVFPGGLLDTEGDESVAWLEYLDHFGVPEEQLRRLVLVNDQRPALLAPQGTGCYDRFFKRSKIWAREITLRLTALRECFEEVGILLCRNREQLTELDGDDLPAHFQQNFDRETWQRRVHKKPSDFLELCRELQVIPDLWALHEWSAWATPAFFNKRHETVFFMAFLNTQPSLQVEPSEVKECLWRSPTELLKLFQYEELYFLPPQIYELSRLLSIRDYRKLQAFTVQRSKLGTTMFLPVCYHCTDNMVYVLPGDDFYIPEPHLATEFINFAGTVEEFKSRSKCLHRYENVDQSAIKVYLNFQTFNGHLAPQNLPIELHKL; encoded by the exons ATGACAACCAGCGCAAAATGGCGAGCTTCAGCCAGCATAATTTTGGTTTCGCCTGGAGCAACATCAGGTGAGGATTACAGT CTGCTTATGCTTAAGCGTAGTGATGCCACAGCTATAGCACCAAACCATAGTGTTTTTCCCGGTGGTCTGCTGGATACGGAGGGAGATGAGAGTGTCGCCTGGCTAGAATATCTTGATCACTTCGGCGTCCCAGAAGAGCAGCTCCGTCGTCTTGTATTAGTTAATGATCAGAGGCCGGCGTTGTTGGCGCCCCAGGGCACTGGTTGCTATGATCGATTCTTTAAGCGATCGAAAATCTGGGCACG AGAGATAACGCTACGTTTAACTGCACTGCGCGAGTGTTTTGAGGAAGTGGGTATTCTATTGTGTCGCAACCGTGAGCAACTGACCGAACTTGATGGAGACGATCTGCCCGCACATTTCCAGCAAAACTTTGACCGCGAGACGTGGCAGCGGCGGGTGCATAAAAAGCCCAGTGATTTCCTGGAGCTGTGCCGTGAACTGCAAGTGATTCCGGATCTTTGGGCGCTACACGAGTGGTCTGCTTGGGCCACCCCAGCTTTTTTCAATAAACG TCATGAGACGGTTTTCTTCATGGCCTTCTTGAATACGCAACCCAGCCTACAAGTTGAGCCGTCTGAGGTCAAGGAGTGCCTG TGGCGCTCTCCCACGGaacttttaaagttgtttCAGTATGAAGAGCTTTATTTTCTGCCGCCACAAATCTACGAGCTGTCGCGACTGTTAAGCATCCGGGATTACCGTAAGCTGCAAGCATTTACAGTGCAGCGCAGTAAACTGGGAACCACTATGTTTTTACCTGTTTGTTATCACTGCACCGATAATATGGTATACGTACTGCCAG GTGacgatttctatatacccgaGCCACACTTGGCCACGGAATTTATCAACTTTGCAGGCACAGTAGAAGAGTTCAAATCTCGCTCTAAGTGTCTACATCGCTATGAGAATGTTGATCAATCTGCAATTAAAGTGTACTTAAATTTCCAAACATTTAACGGACATTTGGCTCCTCAGAACTTACCAATAGAGCTGCACAAGCTTTAA
- the LOC117781899 gene encoding nucleoside diphosphate-linked moiety X motif 19 isoform X2, with protein sequence MLKRSDATAIAPNHSVFPGGLLDTEGDESVAWLEYLDHFGVPEEQLRRLVLVNDQRPALLAPQGTGCYDRFFKRSKIWAREITLRLTALRECFEEVGILLCRNREQLTELDGDDLPAHFQQNFDRETWQRRVHKKPSDFLELCRELQVIPDLWALHEWSAWATPAFFNKRHETVFFMAFLNTQPSLQVEPSEVKECLWRSPTELLKLFQYEELYFLPPQIYELSRLLSIRDYRKLQAFTVQRSKLGTTMFLPVCYHCTDNMVYVLPGDDFYIPEPHLATEFINFAGTVEEFKSRSKCLHRYENVDQSAIKVYLNFQTFNGHLAPQNLPIELHKL encoded by the exons ATGCTTAAGCGTAGTGATGCCACAGCTATAGCACCAAACCATAGTGTTTTTCCCGGTGGTCTGCTGGATACGGAGGGAGATGAGAGTGTCGCCTGGCTAGAATATCTTGATCACTTCGGCGTCCCAGAAGAGCAGCTCCGTCGTCTTGTATTAGTTAATGATCAGAGGCCGGCGTTGTTGGCGCCCCAGGGCACTGGTTGCTATGATCGATTCTTTAAGCGATCGAAAATCTGGGCACG AGAGATAACGCTACGTTTAACTGCACTGCGCGAGTGTTTTGAGGAAGTGGGTATTCTATTGTGTCGCAACCGTGAGCAACTGACCGAACTTGATGGAGACGATCTGCCCGCACATTTCCAGCAAAACTTTGACCGCGAGACGTGGCAGCGGCGGGTGCATAAAAAGCCCAGTGATTTCCTGGAGCTGTGCCGTGAACTGCAAGTGATTCCGGATCTTTGGGCGCTACACGAGTGGTCTGCTTGGGCCACCCCAGCTTTTTTCAATAAACG TCATGAGACGGTTTTCTTCATGGCCTTCTTGAATACGCAACCCAGCCTACAAGTTGAGCCGTCTGAGGTCAAGGAGTGCCTG TGGCGCTCTCCCACGGaacttttaaagttgtttCAGTATGAAGAGCTTTATTTTCTGCCGCCACAAATCTACGAGCTGTCGCGACTGTTAAGCATCCGGGATTACCGTAAGCTGCAAGCATTTACAGTGCAGCGCAGTAAACTGGGAACCACTATGTTTTTACCTGTTTGTTATCACTGCACCGATAATATGGTATACGTACTGCCAG GTGacgatttctatatacccgaGCCACACTTGGCCACGGAATTTATCAACTTTGCAGGCACAGTAGAAGAGTTCAAATCTCGCTCTAAGTGTCTACATCGCTATGAGAATGTTGATCAATCTGCAATTAAAGTGTACTTAAATTTCCAAACATTTAACGGACATTTGGCTCCTCAGAACTTACCAATAGAGCTGCACAAGCTTTAA
- the LOC117781899 gene encoding nucleoside diphosphate-linked moiety X motif 19 isoform X3 has protein sequence MTTSAKWRASASIILVSPGATSGEDYSLLMLKRSDATAIAPNHSVFPGGLLDTEGDESVAWLEYLDHFGVPEEQLRRLVLVNDQRPALLAPQGTGCYDRFFKRSKIWAREITLRLTALRECFEEVGILLCRNREQLTELDGDDLPAHFQQNFDRETWQRRVHKKPSDFLELCRELQVIPDLWALHEWSAWATPAFFNKRHETVFFMAFLNTQPSLQVEPSEVKECLWRSPTELLKLFQYEELYFLPPQIYELSRLLSIRDYRKLQAFTVQRSKLGTTMFLPVCYHCTDNMVTISIYPSHTWPRNLSTLQAQ, from the exons ATGACAACCAGCGCAAAATGGCGAGCTTCAGCCAGCATAATTTTGGTTTCGCCTGGAGCAACATCAGGTGAGGATTACAGT CTGCTTATGCTTAAGCGTAGTGATGCCACAGCTATAGCACCAAACCATAGTGTTTTTCCCGGTGGTCTGCTGGATACGGAGGGAGATGAGAGTGTCGCCTGGCTAGAATATCTTGATCACTTCGGCGTCCCAGAAGAGCAGCTCCGTCGTCTTGTATTAGTTAATGATCAGAGGCCGGCGTTGTTGGCGCCCCAGGGCACTGGTTGCTATGATCGATTCTTTAAGCGATCGAAAATCTGGGCACG AGAGATAACGCTACGTTTAACTGCACTGCGCGAGTGTTTTGAGGAAGTGGGTATTCTATTGTGTCGCAACCGTGAGCAACTGACCGAACTTGATGGAGACGATCTGCCCGCACATTTCCAGCAAAACTTTGACCGCGAGACGTGGCAGCGGCGGGTGCATAAAAAGCCCAGTGATTTCCTGGAGCTGTGCCGTGAACTGCAAGTGATTCCGGATCTTTGGGCGCTACACGAGTGGTCTGCTTGGGCCACCCCAGCTTTTTTCAATAAACG TCATGAGACGGTTTTCTTCATGGCCTTCTTGAATACGCAACCCAGCCTACAAGTTGAGCCGTCTGAGGTCAAGGAGTGCCTG TGGCGCTCTCCCACGGaacttttaaagttgtttCAGTATGAAGAGCTTTATTTTCTGCCGCCACAAATCTACGAGCTGTCGCGACTGTTAAGCATCCGGGATTACCGTAAGCTGCAAGCATTTACAGTGCAGCGCAGTAAACTGGGAACCACTATGTTTTTACCTGTTTGTTATCACTGCACCGATAATATG GTGacgatttctatatacccgaGCCACACTTGGCCACGGAATTTATCAACTTTGCAGGCACAGTAG
- the LOC117781899 gene encoding nucleoside diphosphate-linked moiety X motif 19 isoform X4: MTTSAKWRASASIILVSPGATSGEDYSLLMLKRSDATAIAPNHSVFPGGLLDTEGDESVAWLEYLDHFGVPEEQLRRLVLVNDQRPALLAPQGTGCYDRFFKRSKIWAREITLRLTALRECFEEVGILLCRNREQLTELDGDDLPAHFQQNFDRETWQRRVHKKPSDFLELCRELQVIPDLWALHEWSAWATPAFFNKR, encoded by the exons ATGACAACCAGCGCAAAATGGCGAGCTTCAGCCAGCATAATTTTGGTTTCGCCTGGAGCAACATCAGGTGAGGATTACAGT CTGCTTATGCTTAAGCGTAGTGATGCCACAGCTATAGCACCAAACCATAGTGTTTTTCCCGGTGGTCTGCTGGATACGGAGGGAGATGAGAGTGTCGCCTGGCTAGAATATCTTGATCACTTCGGCGTCCCAGAAGAGCAGCTCCGTCGTCTTGTATTAGTTAATGATCAGAGGCCGGCGTTGTTGGCGCCCCAGGGCACTGGTTGCTATGATCGATTCTTTAAGCGATCGAAAATCTGGGCACG AGAGATAACGCTACGTTTAACTGCACTGCGCGAGTGTTTTGAGGAAGTGGGTATTCTATTGTGTCGCAACCGTGAGCAACTGACCGAACTTGATGGAGACGATCTGCCCGCACATTTCCAGCAAAACTTTGACCGCGAGACGTGGCAGCGGCGGGTGCATAAAAAGCCCAGTGATTTCCTGGAGCTGTGCCGTGAACTGCAAGTGATTCCGGATCTTTGGGCGCTACACGAGTGGTCTGCTTGGGCCACCCCAGCTTTTTTCAATAAACG TTAA
- the LOC117780221 gene encoding membrane-associated progesterone receptor component 1, producing METQNTIEADATADSSFLASTFREIFYSPMNLALLSIICFLVYKIVRDRTEGPGTRDPQQQAEPELPKLRRDFTIKELRPYDGNQPDGRVLVAVNGSVYDVTKGKRFYGPGGPYATFAGRDASRNLATFSVEPNEKEDYDDLSDLGAMEMDSVRDWDMQFKEKYDYVGKLLRNGEQPTNYDNENDNDEDDEKTDADKKSD from the coding sequence ATGGAAACCCAAAATACAATTGAGGCTGATGCAACAGCCGATTCATCATTTCTGGCATCCACATTTCGTGAAATCTTCTACAGTCCCATGAACCTGGCCCTGTTGTCTATCATATGTTTCCTGGTCTATAAAATAGTACGCGATCGCACCGAGGGTCCGGGCACTCGCGACCCACAGCAACAGGCGGAACCAGAGTTGCCAAAGTTGCGACGGGACTTCACCATTAAGGAGCTGCGTCCCTATGATGGCAATCAACCTGATGGTCGCGTTTTGGTGGCGGTGAATGGAAGTGTCTATGACGTCACCAAAGGAAAACGATTTTACGGTCCTGGCGGACCATATGCGACATTTGCCGGACGCGATGCATCACGAAATTTAGCCACATTCAGTGTGGAACCCAATGAGAAAGAAGACTACGATGATCTCAGCGATCTTGGCGCCATGGAAATGGACTCGGTACGCGATTGGGATATGCAGTTCAAAGAGAAATACGACTATGTTGGCAAATTGCTGCGTAATGGTGAACAACCGACCAATTATGATAACGAGAACGACAACgatgaagatgatgaaaaAACTGACGCTGACAAGAAAAGCGATTAG
- the LOC117780220 gene encoding uncharacterized protein LOC117780220, whose amino-acid sequence MKFISAIIWLACIYACNGASETKKIEELLSENTKELVETKLIINHIDDTNKQIKAGIEQQQVWLTAIKNVDDLLAKLNKFLDVKSMVVLEALNNVTLKSGLFSERLSKDLFGLAQLQLSTKQQIIGLEQKMEVYQKHVLNNARSIDNNILELTKLITRAVLPQLNGLQCSFDSLETSQINVEVELKSLERIKDISVETNSQLSILSEQLCSLNRTQNSGLSILTSAVRQLNPLSSWHIESALRELIISQKRIELDLEACEKRSSSQYFIQDTSPASYPETYQVQPPTAHPLPHLHNQGNLVQSWNTKQSNQQSANSGSSYASAYASAPQPKTKPAKPSSPSYNYYGVNPAKPSTGQAVSWQATLPWESATNYQTIAAPSPKPKSSQSGYGRKKPAPNLKPCAQEQYLPNPLSRSPSPAPQSYSHQYQQQGTQPGQQISWYSVNTQPDSY is encoded by the exons atgaaatttatttcagcAATCATCTGGTTAGCTTGCATCTATGCCTGCAACGGTGCAAGTGAGACGAAAAAGATAGAAGAGCTGCTTTCGGAGAATACCAAGGAACTAGTCGAGACCAAGCTCATAATTAATCACATCGACGATACAAACAAGCAAATCAAGGCTGGCatcgaacaacaacaagtgtggCTGACTGCCATTAAAAATGTGGATGACCTCTTGGccaagttaaataaatttcttgatGTTAAGTCGATGGTCGTGCTGGAGGCATTGAACAACGTGACACTCAAGTCTGGACTGTTCTCGGAGCGTCTGTCTAAGGATCTGTTTGGTCTGGCACAATTGCAGCTCTCAacgaaacaacaaattattggTCTGGAGCAGAAGATGGAAGTCTACCAGAAACATGTGCTCAATAATGCCCGAAGCATTGACAATAACATCTTGGAGCTGACCAAATTGATAACTCGAGCTGTCTTGCCGCAACTAAATGGACTGCAATGCTCTTTCGATAGCCTGGAAACATCCCAAATCAACGTCGAAGTGGAACTCAAGAGTCTGGAACGCATCAAGGATATAAGCGTGGAAACCAACAGTCAGCTGAGCATTCTAAGCGAGCAGCTTTGCAGCTTGAATCGCACACAAAATTCAGGTCTCTCAATTCTCACATCTGCCGTAAGGCAACTAAACCCACTGAGTTCCTGGCACATTGAGAGTGCTCTCCGCGAACTCATTATATCCCAGAAGCGTATTGAATTGGACCTGGAGGCGTGTGAGAAGCGTTCGTCGTCGCAATATTTCATTCAGGATACTAGTCCCGCATCCTATCCGGAAACTTATCAGGTTCAGCCACCAACAGCGCATCCTCTACCACATTTACACAATCAGGGGAATCTAGTGCAGTCCTGGAACACCAAACAGTCCAATCAGCAAA GTGCAAATTCAGGTTCAAGTTACGCTAGTGCCTACGCCAGTGCTCCTCAGCCAAAAACGAAGCCCGCCAAGCCGTCTAGCCCCAGCTATAATTATTATGGTGTCAACCCGGCAAAGCCCAGCACTGGACAAGCGGTGTCGTGGCAGGCAACCCTACCTTGGGAAAGTGCTACTAACTATCAGACCATCGCAGCGCCATCGCCCAAGCCTAAGTCCAGTCAGTCAGGTTATGGTCGCAAGAAACCAGCCCCTAACCTAAAGCCGTGTGCCCAGGAGCAATATTTACCCAATCCTCTCAGCAGATCACCATCGCCAGCACCCCAATCCTATTCCCatcaatatcaacaacaaggCACTCAACCTGGTCAACAAATATCCTGGTATAGCGTGAACACTCAGCCGGACAGTTACTAA
- the LOC117781435 gene encoding uncharacterized protein LOC117781435 — MKTEVFVLIVFLGAVSAADEQKAEKELGDSQILFMLEDNNKTLENLDKKAHGISNTQKGIESKLKSIGQELAVIGHVEDGLKKLETLTANNLKTTTDGIMNLTSTMYSAGNRTDRAINGLVRSQQEIKLVLIQVDANQSKYERDLNEVAKSVHNHIAGLDTLLKQSVLKELVTLGQTAKKLESSQKHIERKIGYLDELAALGGITANKVQLLEQGLRSLNISQQLQLSAIGETVHQVGSTTWQIDNKLGVLLSTQKNIERALEECKKCRRHHYGKDHYDEPKQPQEHYADPSYDYGHKDTPKSSLRSDYGSYSNAEETSSDYQLWYGKD; from the exons ATGAAGACTGAAGTATTCGTTCTAATCGTCTTCCTTGGCGCTGTATCTGCTGCGGATGAGCAG aAAGCTGAGAAAGAACTAGGTGACTCACAGATCCTTTTTATGTTGGAGGATAATAACAAGACCCTGGAGAACTTGGACAAGAAGGCCCATGGCATCAGCAACACCCAGAAGGGCATTGAGAGCAAGTTGAAGTCGATTGGGCAGGAGTTGGCAGTAATTGGACATGTCGAGGATGGACTCAAGAAACTGGAGACTCTAACGGCGAATAATCTTAAGACTACAACCGATGGCATTATGAATCTGACGAGCACCATGTATTCCGCCGGAAACCGAACAGACCGTGCCATCAATGGTCTGGTCAGAAGCCAGCAAGAGATCAAGCTGGTGTTAATCCAAGTGGATgcaaatcaaagcaaatatGAACGTGATCTCAACGAGGTGGCCAAGTCAGTGCATAATCATATTGCGGGTCTGGATACTCTGCTCAAGCAGTCGGTGCTTAAGGAGCTGGTAACACTGGGCCAGACGGCCAAGAAATTGGAAAGCTCCCAGAAGCACATCGAGAGAAAGATTGGCTATTTGGATGAGTTAGCAGCGTTGGGCGGCATTACAGCCAACAAAGTACAGCTTTTGGAGCAGGGATTGCGATCCCTCAATATCTCACAGCAGCTTCAACTTTCGGCCATTGGCGAGACTGTGCATCAGGTGGGCTCCACCACCTGGCAGATTGACAATAAGTTGGGTGTGCTGCTGAGCACACAGAAGAACATTGAACGTGCGCTCGAGGAATGCAAGAAATGTCGGCGACATCATTACGGCAAGGATCACTACGATGAGCCAAAGCAGCCGCAAGAGCACTATGCTGATCCTAGCTACGATTACGG CCACAAGGATACTCCAAAATCATCGTTGAGGTCGGATTATGGCAGCTATTCCAATGCCGAGGAAACATCCTCTGACTACCAGCTCTGGTACGGCAAGGATTAA
- the LOC117781434 gene encoding nucleoside diphosphate-linked moiety X motif 19: MSKQVTTKLRQSASLILLAKDRNAAPPNFDYNALLLTRNSKSSFMPDSSVFPGGVCEQTDSSPAWLTHFQRHDTGAAKLREFCRGLQTASLNPKDQSLNSAISLRLTALRETFEEMGILLCRDQKTGTSTAGYAQFNEQFDRQHWQHEVHNDASKFLLLCEKLEVLPDLWSLHEWSAWRTPSTFKTRFQTAFYVAALKDRPKVMTEPKEVQDYAWRSPLDYLQRALKKEIWLPPPQFYELSRCLNFQSLEQLRQFAQQRESKGYVLTHPVMYKCTDGLVHLFPGDDMYPDDPDASADKIDTGMSTEAFRALAKKNLHRSEQRNQHKTQLLINFNPPDGQVNPIDPRTL, translated from the exons ATGTCGAAACAAGTGACGACCAAATTACGTCAATCAGCCAGTTTAATTCTCCTGGCCAAGGACAGAAATGCCGCTCCCCCAAATTTTGATTACAAT gCGTTGCTGCTCACACGAAACTCGAAGTCCAGTTTCATGCCGGACTCGTCCGTCTTTCCAGGTGGCGTTTGTGAACAGACGGATTCGTCTCCAGCTTGGTTGACCCACTTTCAGCGTCACGACACAGGCGCAGCCAAATTGCGAGAGTTTTGCCGGGGATTGCAGACTGCTTCCTTGAACCCAAAGGATCAATCCCTTAACTC GGCCATTTCGTTGCGTTTGACTGCTCTGCGCGAGACATTCGAGGAAATGGGCATACTGCTGTGCCGGGATCAGAAGACGGGGACAAGTACTGCAGGGTATGCACAGTTTAACGAACAGTTCGACCGCCAGCACTGGCAGCATGAGGTGCACAACGATGCGAGCAAGTTTCTTTTGCTATGCGAGAAGTTGGAAGTACTGCCCGACCTATGGTCGCTGCATGAGTGGTCCGCATGGCGCACACCATCCACGTTTAAGACACGTTTTCAAACCGCCTTTTATGTAGCCGCACTGAAGGATCGTCCCAAAGTGATGACTGAGCCAAAAGAGGTTCAAGATTATGCC TGGCGTTCTCCATTGGATTATCTGCAGCGGGCGTTAAAAAAAGAGATTTGGCTGCCACCTCCACAATTCTATGAACTGTCGCGTTGTCTTAACTTTCAGTCGCTGGAGCAACTACGTCAGTTTGCCCAGCAACGTGAAAGCAAGGGATACGTGCTGACACATCCAGTTATGTACAAATGCACCGATGGTTTGGTGCATCTGTTTCCTGGCGACGATATGTATCCCGACGATCCTGATGCCAGCGCCGATAAGATCGATACGGGTATGTCCACAGAAGCTTTTCGTGCTCTAGCCAAGAAGAATTTACATCGTTCTGAACAAAGGAATCAGCACAAGACGCAGCTactaattaactttaatcctCCCGACGGACAGGTCAATCCCATTGATCCACGAACGTTGTAA
- the LOC117781433 gene encoding nucleoside diphosphate-linked moiety X motif 19, translated as MTSSEKSRNEYRPSASLILAGRQTLTLKEQYDYSLLLIKRTEHTSYALNHCVFPGGVFDPKADESDDWLAYFHSCGVTKAQLELLNCQQATGRPEFLAQGGNFTRDISLRLTALRETFEEVGVLLCRPISSLKDIDTGQTAHVLLQPFDRELWQQRVHNDAQQFLELCRQLKVIPDIWALSEWSVWRTPASASRKFDTIYYFAALDTCKVALLLEPNEVSSAHWLHPGDCWRQSQEAIIWLPFMLLYETARLMNMRRWLQLLQFARRRSIRGSTLLQPIYYRCDGALLGVLPGDELYLDQPHNCTESILLPDTINVVNKRAKRYHRYIIYDFNRVDLACNLVPLDGHLPLQTLVNTRFSKL; from the exons ATGACAAGCTCAGAAAAAAGCCGGAATGAGTACAGGCCTTCGGCCAGCTTGATTCTAGCGGGCAGACAGACTCTTACACTCAAGGAACAGTACGACTATAGC CTTTTGCTGATCAAGCGTACGGAACACACGTCCTATGCACTGAACCACTGCGTCTTTCCGGGAGGTGTGTTTGACCCGAAGGCGGATGAATCCGACGATTGGTTAGCATATTTTCACAGCTGTGGCGTCACAAAGGCGCAACTGGAACTGCTTAACTGTCAACAAGCCACTGGCAGACCAGAATTTTTAGCTCAGGGTGGGAATTTCACGCGGGATATATCTTTGCGTCTGACCGCGCTTCGCGAGACTTTCGAAGAAGTTGGCGTTCTATTGTGCCGACCGATCTCCAGTCTGAAAGACATAGACACTGGCCAGACAGCCCATGTGCTGCTGCAACCATTTGACCGGGAGCTTTGGCAGCAGCGCGTTCACAACGATGCCCAACAGTTTCTGGAGCTGTGCAGACAATTGAAGGTGATACCCGATATCTGGGCACTGAGCGAATGGTCCGTGTGGCGCACACCAGCCTCGGCCAGTCGGAAATTCGATACGATCTACTACTTTGCTGCCCTGGATACGTGCAAAGTGGCTTTATTGCTTGAGCCCAATGAGGTGTCATCTGCTCACTGGCTGCATCCAGGCGACTGTTGGCGTCAATCGCAGGAAGCCATTATCTGGCTACCATTTATGCTGCTTTACGAGACGGCACGTCTCATGAACATGCGTCGCTGGCTGCAGCTTCTGCAGTTCGCCCGACGTCGCAGTATTCGTGGCTCAACGCTGCTCCAGCCTATCTATTATCGCTGTGACGGCGCTCTGCTAGGCGTATTACCTGGCGATGAGCTCTACTTGGATCAGCCGCACAACTGCACGGAATCCATCCTATTGCCAGACACAATAAACGTTGTCAACAAACGTGCCAAGCGTTATCATCGATACATCATTTACGACTTTAACAGAGTCGACTTGGCCTGCAATTTGGTGCCACTTGATGGACATTTGCCACTCCAGACGCTTGTTAACACTCGGTTTTCAAAACTATAA